Proteins from a single region of Oncorhynchus keta strain PuntledgeMale-10-30-2019 chromosome 20, Oket_V2, whole genome shotgun sequence:
- the LOC118398957 gene encoding relaxin-3 receptor 1-like, translating to MSEADFQRLEMLYQILHKDPSCNHSHLTFHNTSMVYNLDFPGDGSHWLRAIISVVYCAVATGGLLGNLLVLYLLCSTRTIVKSAINFFVFNLALADLLLSVALPFWAVDITLDYNWPFGLAMCKAVSLLTGLNVYASCFFLMAMSLTRYCSVATALKPAAPLGHKLCDSRVTTALIWAGALVAAAPRAVFADLNRVGMANDTACLLRFPKGTNWLAVNQLLRLLFGFLLPYFIMILSYLLLLRFLCRHKLNGVNPQRQAHVSKSVAVVVLSFCTCWFPYNVLTLWSALIQLDLTEISPSYYFVQTYLFPLANCLAFTSCCLNPVIYCLIRREYRKALRTLVLKSSLAIASKACLSAVNSNEGQNRDGQLGIPLNNMESHTAQSYTKRSALPSTSLSLGPSPKGLCPLNDLT from the coding sequence ATGTCTGAGGCTGACTTCCAGAGACTTGAGATGTTGTACCAGATCCTGCACAAGGACCCCTCCTGCAACCATTCCCACCTGACCTTCCATAACACCAGCATGGTATACAATCTGGACTTCCCTGGCGATGGCTCCCACTGGCTGCGCGCCATCATCTCCGTGGTGTACTGTGCCGTGGCCACCGGCGGACTGCTGGGCAATCTTCTCGTGCTGTACCTTCTCTGCTCCACCCGGACCATCGTCAAGAGTGCCATCAACTTCTTTGTGTTCAACCTGGCCCTGGCTGACTTGCTACTCTCCGTGGCGCTGCCATTCTGGGCAGTAGACATCACCCTGGACTACAACTGGCCTTTTGGTTTGGCCATGTGCAAGGCCGTGTCCCTCCTGACGGGCCTCAACGTCTATGCCAGTTGCTTCTTCCTGATGGCCATGAGCTTGACCCGCTACTGTTCAGTGGCTACTGCACTCAAGCCCGCTGCACCACTCGGTCACAAGCTTTGTGATTCCCGGGTAACTACCGCACTTATATGGGCCGGGGCACTGGTGGCTGCTGCACCGCGTGCCGTGTTCGCTGATCTCAACAGAGTAGGCATGGCCAATGACACTGCATGTCTGCTCCGCTTCCCTAAAGGTACGAATTGGCTGGCTGTCAACCAACTCCTGAGGCTTCTGTTTGGCTTCCTGTTGCCCTACTTCATCATGATCCTCTCCTACCTGCTCCTGCTGCGCTTCCTCTGCCGGCACAAGCTGAACGGTGTCAACCCACAGCGACAGGCTCATGTCTCCAAGTCCGTGGCAGTTGTGGTGCTCTCCTTCTGCACCTGCTGGTTCCCGTATAACGTGCTAACTCTCTGGAGTGCGCTGATCCAACTAGATCTAACAGAAATCAGTCCCTCCTACTACTTTGTCCAGACCTACCTCTTCCCCTTGGCCAACTGTCTGGCCTTCACCAGTTGCTGTCTCAACCCTGTCATCTACTGCCTCATTCGCAGGGAGTACCGCAAGGCCCTGCGCACCCTGGTCTTGAAGTCAAGTCTCGCAATCGCTTCCAAAGCCTGCCTCTCGGCAGTCAACTCCAATGAGGGCCAGAACCGCGATGGACAGCTGGGCATCCCGCTCAACAATATGGAAAGCCACACGGCCCAGTCTTACACCAAGAGGTCAGCACTACCCTCTACCAGTCTATCGCTGGGTCCCAGTCCCAAGGGCCTCTGTCCGCTCAATGACCTCACCTGA